One genomic region from Stutzerimonas decontaminans encodes:
- a CDS encoding aminotransferase-like domain-containing protein, with translation MAFSERITRLKSSLIREILAAAQRPEVMSFAGGLPAEAMLPTVDWAELPASMGQYGMSEGEPALRELIAAQARALGVPCEASQVLIVSGSQQTLDLASKLFIDSGTEVLVEAPTYLAALQSFQLFGAECLAVPQQADGPDLAALRATLEQHEPAFAYLIPTFQNPSAVRYSEAKRDAVAALLDEFGVTLLEDEPYRELVFDQGSAKPIVSRLKRASWIYTGTVSKTLLPGLRVGYLIASPDLFPYLLRLKQSADLHTNRIGQWQALQWLGSDRYQEHLGELRDFYRIRRDAMQDSLEEHFGDLATWELPQGGLFFWLTLRQPLDTRTLLKQALAEDVVFMPGEPFFVDPEANPGYLRLNFSHVSAERMSEGLRRLAQVIRDASASEAA, from the coding sequence ATGGCCTTCTCCGAACGCATTACTCGCCTTAAAAGTTCTCTCATTCGTGAAATTCTCGCCGCAGCCCAGCGCCCGGAAGTGATGTCCTTTGCCGGTGGGCTGCCGGCGGAGGCGATGCTGCCGACGGTCGATTGGGCTGAATTGCCGGCAAGCATGGGACAGTATGGGATGAGCGAAGGCGAGCCCGCTCTCCGTGAACTCATTGCCGCCCAGGCGCGGGCGCTTGGCGTGCCTTGCGAAGCCAGTCAGGTGTTGATCGTCAGCGGCTCGCAGCAGACGCTGGATCTCGCGTCGAAGCTCTTTATCGACTCAGGAACAGAGGTGCTGGTCGAGGCGCCAACCTATCTCGCTGCTCTACAGTCCTTTCAATTGTTCGGAGCTGAATGTCTGGCAGTTCCCCAGCAGGCCGATGGTCCGGATTTGGCCGCCCTGCGCGCAACGCTGGAGCAGCACGAGCCTGCTTTCGCCTATCTGATTCCTACGTTTCAAAATCCATCCGCTGTTCGCTACAGCGAAGCCAAGCGTGATGCGGTCGCTGCGTTGCTGGATGAGTTTGGCGTGACACTGCTCGAGGATGAGCCATATCGTGAGCTGGTATTCGATCAGGGCAGTGCCAAGCCGATTGTCTCGCGTCTGAAACGAGCGAGCTGGATCTACACCGGTACGGTTTCCAAGACGCTGCTGCCGGGCTTGCGGGTGGGGTATCTGATCGCCTCGCCGGACCTTTTTCCTTATTTGCTGCGGCTGAAGCAGTCGGCTGATCTGCACACCAACCGGATCGGACAATGGCAGGCGTTGCAGTGGTTGGGTAGCGACCGTTATCAGGAGCATCTTGGGGAGCTGCGAGACTTTTATCGTATTCGCCGTGACGCCATGCAGGATTCGCTCGAGGAGCATTTCGGCGATCTGGCGACCTGGGAACTTCCGCAAGGCGGACTGTTCTTCTGGCTCACTCTGCGGCAGCCGCTGGATACCCGGACGCTGCTCAAACAGGCTCTCGCGGAGGATGTGGTGTTCATGCCCGGCGAGCCTTTCTTCGTCGATCCTGAAGCAAACCCCGGTTATCTGCGATTGAATTTCAGCCATGTTTCGGCTGAACGGATGAGTGAGGGGTTGCGCCGGTTGGCGCAGGTCATCCGTGATGCCAGCGCATCGGAAGCTGCTTGA
- a CDS encoding MarR family winged helix-turn-helix transcriptional regulator, with protein MPDLKKSAVQRQIMESFFLGYQAFTAKPDEMLARRGLSRVHHRILFFIASYPDLSVKELLSYLGVSKQALNTPLRQLIEMHLVESLTAADDKRKRMLRFTAEGAKLEQALRKEQVRLLQRAFDDVGEQAVDGWLAVNEALAMEKAKG; from the coding sequence ATGCCTGACCTAAAAAAAAGCGCAGTGCAGCGCCAGATAATGGAAAGCTTCTTTCTCGGCTATCAGGCCTTCACGGCCAAGCCTGACGAGATGCTGGCCCGTCGAGGCCTGTCACGCGTGCATCACCGCATCCTGTTCTTCATCGCCAGCTACCCGGACCTGAGCGTCAAGGAGTTGCTGAGCTATCTCGGTGTCTCCAAGCAGGCGCTGAACACACCGCTACGCCAGCTGATCGAAATGCATCTGGTGGAGAGCCTTACGGCAGCAGATGACAAGCGTAAGCGCATGCTGCGCTTTACCGCAGAGGGGGCGAAGTTAGAGCAGGCCTTGCGCAAGGAACAGGTCCGTCTGCTTCAACGGGCCTTCGATGATGTCGGCGAGCAAGCCGTGGATGGCTGGCTGGCAGTCAACGAGGCACTTGCCATGGAGAAAGCCAAAGGCTAG